The Burkholderia pyrrocinia genome has a segment encoding these proteins:
- the dnaQ gene encoding DNA polymerase III subunit epsilon — protein MRQIILDTETTGLNARTGDRLIEIGCVELLNRRLTGNNLHFYVNPERDSDPGALAVHGLTTEFLSDKPKFAEVASQILDFVKDAELIIHNAPFDLGFLDAEFARLDLPPFTEHCGGVIDTLVQAKQMFPGKRNSLDALCDRFGISNAHRTLHGALLDSELLAEVYLAMTRGQDSLVIDMLDDAGAGGGSANGQRVSLAALDLAVVAASDDELAAHQAQLDELDKSVKGACVWRKSADADAAETA, from the coding sequence ATGCGCCAGATCATTCTCGATACCGAAACCACCGGCCTGAACGCCCGCACGGGCGACCGCCTCATCGAAATCGGCTGCGTCGAGCTGCTGAACCGGCGGCTCACCGGCAACAACCTGCACTTCTACGTGAACCCCGAGCGCGACAGCGATCCGGGCGCACTGGCGGTGCACGGCCTCACGACCGAATTCCTCAGCGACAAGCCGAAGTTCGCGGAAGTCGCCAGCCAGATCCTCGACTTCGTGAAGGACGCCGAGCTGATCATCCACAACGCGCCGTTCGACCTTGGCTTCCTCGACGCCGAATTCGCGCGGCTCGACCTGCCGCCGTTCACCGAACATTGCGGCGGCGTGATCGACACGCTCGTGCAGGCCAAGCAGATGTTCCCCGGCAAGCGCAACTCGCTCGACGCGCTGTGCGACCGCTTCGGCATCAGCAACGCGCACCGTACGCTGCACGGCGCACTGCTCGACTCGGAGCTGCTCGCCGAGGTGTATCTCGCGATGACGCGCGGCCAGGACAGCCTCGTGATCGACATGCTCGACGACGCGGGCGCCGGCGGCGGCTCGGCAAACGGCCAGCGCGTGTCGCTCGCCGCGCTCGACCTGGCCGTGGTGGCCGCGAGCGACGACGAGCTCGCCGCGCACCAGGCGCAGCTCGACGAACTCGACAAGTCGGTCAAGGGCGCATGCGTGTGGCGCAAGTCCGCCGACGCGGACGCCGCCGAAACGGCCTGA
- a CDS encoding transglycosylase SLT domain-containing protein — MRLILSAMVVLLLAACASQAPVADNAADSQATSNYLRKSATAKETVDVDKQSVGDLTSADSDLWGRIRRGFQMPDLQSDLVDMQTTWYTQRPDYVQRMTERSQKYLYHIVEELEARHMPTELALLPFIESAFNPQALSVAKAAGMWQFMPGTGRTYNLKRNMWQDERRDVLASTSAALDYLSRLHDMFGDWYLALAAYNWGEGNVQRAIARNQAAGLPTDYQSLRMPNETRNYVPKLQAVKNIIASPKQYGLTLPDIPNHPYFVTVTTSRDIDVAVAAKLANLSLDEFRSLNPSFSKPVILGATEPQILLPFDNASAFEKSLKAYNGQLSTWTTYTVSERARPAAIAEKIGVDADTLMSVNKIPAGMRLKPGSTIVVPRGDDDDEDISADVAENGALAMEPDVPDTRKMLIRVRRKQSMAAIAGRYGVSVGQLKAWNRTHRDLAMPGQALVLHVPVGRSVPAEPGPERIATSVGSAHIERASLAVGGKSHGAKRGAAKPAAKSAKAAPAKAAAHKSKKK, encoded by the coding sequence ATGCGACTTATATTGAGTGCGATGGTGGTCCTGCTACTCGCCGCTTGTGCGAGCCAGGCTCCTGTCGCCGACAACGCCGCCGATTCGCAGGCGACGTCCAACTACCTCCGTAAATCAGCCACCGCCAAAGAAACTGTCGACGTCGACAAGCAATCCGTCGGCGACCTGACCAGTGCGGACTCCGATCTCTGGGGCCGCATCCGTCGCGGCTTCCAGATGCCCGACCTGCAGAGCGACCTCGTCGACATGCAGACGACCTGGTACACGCAGCGTCCCGATTACGTGCAGCGCATGACCGAGCGCTCGCAGAAGTACCTGTACCACATCGTCGAGGAACTCGAGGCGCGTCACATGCCGACCGAACTCGCGCTGCTGCCGTTCATCGAGTCGGCGTTCAACCCGCAGGCGCTGTCGGTCGCGAAGGCGGCCGGCATGTGGCAGTTCATGCCCGGCACGGGTCGCACGTACAACCTGAAGCGCAACATGTGGCAGGACGAGCGCCGCGACGTGCTTGCGTCGACGAGCGCCGCGCTCGACTACCTGTCGCGCCTGCATGACATGTTCGGCGACTGGTATCTGGCGCTGGCCGCGTACAACTGGGGCGAGGGCAACGTGCAGCGCGCGATCGCGCGCAACCAGGCGGCCGGCCTGCCGACCGACTACCAGAGCCTGCGGATGCCGAACGAGACGCGCAACTACGTGCCGAAGCTGCAGGCGGTGAAGAACATCATCGCGAGCCCGAAGCAGTACGGCCTGACGCTGCCGGACATCCCGAACCACCCGTATTTCGTTACGGTCACGACGTCGCGCGACATCGACGTCGCGGTCGCCGCGAAGCTCGCGAACCTGTCGCTCGACGAATTCCGCTCGCTGAACCCGTCGTTCTCGAAGCCGGTGATCCTCGGCGCGACCGAGCCGCAGATCCTGCTGCCGTTCGACAACGCGTCCGCGTTCGAGAAGAGCCTGAAGGCGTACAACGGCCAGCTTTCGACGTGGACCACCTACACGGTCAGCGAACGTGCGCGGCCGGCTGCGATCGCCGAGAAGATCGGCGTGGACGCCGATACGCTGATGTCGGTCAACAAGATTCCGGCTGGCATGCGCCTGAAGCCGGGCTCGACGATCGTCGTGCCGCGCGGCGATGACGACGACGAGGACATCAGCGCCGACGTCGCCGAAAACGGCGCGCTCGCGATGGAGCCGGACGTACCCGACACGCGCAAGATGCTGATCCGCGTGCGCCGCAAGCAGTCGATGGCGGCGATCGCCGGCCGCTATGGCGTATCGGTCGGCCAGCTCAAGGCATGGAACCGCACGCATCGCGATCTCGCGATGCCGGGCCAGGCGCTCGTGCTGCACGTACCGGTCGGCCGTTCGGTGCCGGCGGAACCCGGTCCGGAGCGGATCGCAACGTCGGTCGGCAGTGCGCACATCGAGCGCGCCAGCCTGGCGGTGGGCGGCAAGTCGCACGGCGCGAAGCGCGGCGCGGCAAAGCCGGCGGCCAAATCGGCGAAGGCCGCGCCGGCCAAGGCCGCCGCGCACAAGAGCAAGAAGAAGTAA
- a CDS encoding MFS transporter → MSSVQLRVLALFSIGYFVSYVFRGVNLGFAPFVTHELGLSAADLGLLTSLYFLGFAGAQIPAGVMLDHFGPRRVTAGMLLFAAAGAAVFGAAHSLGTMMIGRLLIGVGVSVCLGAAFKALAQHFPVGRLPLVNGLVMAVGGLGGVVVGSPLTWLLGWTNWRAICFGLAVLTVVVAASIGFGAPEAKQVRHQGGLVSQFKGTWHILSSRAFWKISSFSVVTQGVFYAMQSLWVGPYLRDVAGFDAPHAARLVSVLGFAMMAGCVGFGAAARVLERRGVSVYAFCGVGMALFVATQVAIVARVPLPPAVLWAAYGMFGGVGILTYAVMAGHFPAHLIGRANTTLTLVIFLLIFAFQIGVGAVLSHWPAVDGRYPAAAHFTAWGVLLALQLASAVWYVWPARGAGQAH, encoded by the coding sequence ATGTCGTCGGTGCAGTTGAGGGTGCTCGCGCTGTTTTCGATCGGGTATTTCGTGTCGTATGTGTTTCGCGGCGTCAATCTGGGCTTCGCGCCGTTCGTCACGCATGAGCTTGGGTTGTCGGCCGCCGATCTCGGCCTGCTCACCAGTCTCTATTTCCTCGGCTTCGCGGGCGCGCAGATCCCGGCCGGCGTGATGCTCGACCACTTCGGCCCGCGCCGCGTGACGGCCGGCATGCTGCTGTTCGCGGCGGCCGGCGCCGCCGTGTTCGGCGCCGCGCACAGCCTCGGCACGATGATGATCGGCCGGCTGCTGATCGGCGTCGGCGTGTCGGTGTGTCTCGGCGCGGCGTTCAAGGCGCTCGCGCAGCATTTCCCGGTCGGCCGGCTGCCGCTCGTCAACGGCCTCGTGATGGCCGTCGGCGGCCTCGGCGGCGTCGTGGTCGGTTCGCCGCTGACCTGGCTGCTCGGCTGGACGAACTGGCGCGCGATCTGTTTCGGCCTTGCGGTGCTGACGGTGGTCGTCGCGGCCTCGATCGGCTTCGGCGCGCCCGAAGCGAAGCAGGTGCGCCACCAGGGCGGGCTCGTCAGCCAGTTCAAGGGCACGTGGCACATCCTGAGCAGCCGCGCGTTCTGGAAGATTTCGTCGTTCTCGGTCGTCACGCAGGGTGTGTTCTACGCAATGCAGTCGCTGTGGGTCGGGCCGTACCTGCGCGATGTCGCGGGGTTCGATGCGCCGCATGCCGCGCGCCTCGTGTCGGTGCTCGGCTTCGCGATGATGGCCGGCTGCGTCGGCTTCGGTGCCGCGGCGCGCGTGCTCGAGCGCCGCGGCGTGTCCGTCTATGCGTTCTGCGGTGTCGGCATGGCGCTGTTCGTCGCGACGCAGGTCGCGATCGTCGCGCGCGTGCCGTTGCCGCCGGCCGTGCTGTGGGCTGCATACGGGATGTTCGGCGGCGTCGGCATCCTGACCTACGCGGTGATGGCCGGGCACTTTCCCGCTCATCTGATCGGCCGCGCGAACACGACGCTCACGCTGGTGATCTTCCTGCTGATCTTTGCGTTCCAGATCGGTGTCGGCGCGGTGCTGTCGCACTGGCCCGCCGTCGACGGCCGTTATCCGGCTGCCGCGCACTTCACCGCGTGGGGCGTGCTGCTTGCGCTGCAGCTCGCGAGTGCGGTCTGGTACGTGTGGCCCGCGCGCGGCGCTGGCCAAGCGCACTGA
- the carA gene encoding glutamine-hydrolyzing carbamoyl-phosphate synthase small subunit: MLPSFSPALLALADGTVFRGYSIGAEGHTIGEVVFNTAITGYQEILTDPSYARQIVTLTYPHIGNVGVNAEDVEATKVHAAGLIIRDLPTLASNFRMDRTLGDYLRDEGVVAIAGIDTRKLTRILRDKGAQNGCILAGSADEAKAIELARSFPGLAGMDLAKVVSTAKPFEWKQTEWRLEGGYGMQEAPKYRVVAYDFGVKYNILRMLAERGCHVTVLPAQASAADALALNPDGIFLSNGPGDPEPCDYAIAATKEFIERGVPTFGICLGHQIMGLAVGAKTLKMKTGHHGANHPVKDLGDGRVVITSQNHGFAVDADSLPANARVTHVSLFDGTLQGFELTDKPAFCFQGHPEASPGPHDIGYLFDRFTALMDAAKQRNA, translated from the coding sequence GTGTTGCCGTCTTTTTCTCCCGCCTTGCTTGCACTCGCCGACGGCACGGTCTTTCGTGGTTATTCGATCGGGGCCGAAGGCCACACGATCGGCGAAGTCGTGTTCAATACCGCGATCACCGGCTATCAGGAAATCCTGACTGATCCGAGCTACGCGCGCCAGATCGTGACGCTCACCTACCCGCATATCGGCAACGTCGGCGTCAACGCCGAAGACGTCGAAGCCACCAAAGTCCATGCCGCCGGCCTGATCATCCGTGATCTGCCGACGCTCGCATCGAACTTCCGCATGGACCGCACGCTCGGCGATTACCTGCGCGACGAAGGCGTCGTCGCGATCGCCGGCATCGATACCCGCAAGCTGACCCGCATCCTGCGCGACAAGGGCGCGCAGAACGGCTGCATCCTGGCCGGTTCGGCCGACGAGGCGAAGGCGATCGAGCTCGCGCGCTCGTTCCCGGGCCTTGCGGGCATGGATCTCGCAAAGGTCGTGTCGACCGCCAAGCCGTTCGAGTGGAAGCAGACGGAATGGCGCCTCGAGGGCGGCTACGGCATGCAGGAAGCGCCGAAGTACCGCGTCGTCGCGTACGATTTCGGCGTCAAGTACAACATCCTGCGCATGCTCGCGGAGCGCGGTTGCCACGTGACGGTGCTGCCCGCGCAGGCGAGCGCGGCCGATGCGCTCGCGCTGAATCCGGACGGCATCTTCCTGTCGAACGGCCCCGGCGATCCGGAGCCGTGCGATTACGCGATCGCGGCCACGAAGGAATTCATCGAGCGCGGCGTGCCGACCTTCGGCATCTGCCTCGGCCACCAGATCATGGGCCTCGCGGTCGGCGCGAAGACGCTGAAGATGAAGACGGGCCACCACGGCGCGAACCACCCGGTGAAGGATCTCGGCGACGGCCGTGTCGTGATCACGTCGCAGAACCACGGCTTCGCGGTCGACGCGGATTCGCTGCCGGCCAACGCACGCGTGACGCACGTCTCGCTGTTCGACGGCACGCTGCAGGGCTTCGAGCTGACCGACAAGCCGGCGTTCTGCTTCCAGGGTCACCCGGAAGCGTCGCCGGGCCCGCACGACATCGGCTATCTGTTCGACCGTTTCACCGCGCTGATGGACGCGGCGAAGCAGCGCAACGCTTAA
- the gloB gene encoding hydroxyacylglutathione hydrolase, whose amino-acid sequence MNELEYVPVPAFEDNYIWLVSDGRDAIAVDPGEAAPVRRVLAERGWRLTAILLTHHHADHVGGVEALRNSQPADVPLTVYGPAAEAIGVVTRPLSGGDRVTLDAPAIAFDVLDVPGHTRGHIAYFQAAGQGAAVPHVFCGDTLFSCGCGRLFEGTPAQMLASLDALAALPGDTRVHCAHEYTLSNIRFALACEPGNAALAAWRDEAQALRARGVPTLPTTIAHERAVNPFMRADSTAIHATLEAELHETVPDRLAAFTLMREWKNRFR is encoded by the coding sequence ATGAACGAGCTGGAATACGTGCCGGTTCCGGCATTCGAAGACAACTACATCTGGCTCGTCTCGGACGGCCGCGATGCGATCGCCGTCGATCCGGGTGAAGCCGCGCCCGTACGCCGGGTTCTTGCCGAACGAGGCTGGCGGTTGACCGCTATTTTACTCACGCACCATCACGCCGACCATGTCGGCGGTGTCGAGGCGCTGCGCAATAGCCAACCGGCCGATGTGCCGCTCACCGTTTACGGCCCTGCAGCCGAGGCGATCGGCGTGGTCACGCGGCCGCTTTCGGGCGGCGATCGCGTGACGCTCGACGCGCCGGCCATCGCGTTCGACGTGCTCGACGTGCCCGGTCATACGCGCGGTCACATCGCCTATTTTCAGGCGGCCGGGCAGGGCGCCGCGGTGCCGCACGTATTCTGCGGCGACACGCTGTTCTCGTGCGGCTGCGGCCGCCTGTTCGAAGGCACGCCCGCGCAGATGCTGGCGTCGCTCGATGCGCTCGCGGCGCTACCGGGCGACACGCGCGTGCATTGCGCACACGAATATACGCTGTCCAATATCCGCTTCGCGCTCGCGTGCGAACCGGGCAACGCGGCGCTCGCCGCATGGCGCGACGAAGCGCAGGCATTGCGCGCGCGTGGCGTGCCGACGCTGCCCACTACGATCGCGCACGAGCGTGCCGTTAACCCGTTCATGCGGGCGGACAGCACGGCCATCCATGCGACCCTCGAAGCCGAGCTCCACGAAACGGTGCCGGATCGTCTGGCGGCGTTCACGCTGATGCGCGAGTGGAAAAATCGGTTCCGATGA
- a CDS encoding YnfA family protein — protein sequence MTELMRIAALFAATALAEIVGCYLPWLVLKGGRPVWLLVPAALSLALFAWLLTLHPSAAGRTYAAYGGVYIAVALIWLRVVDGVALTRWDAAGAVLALGGMAVIALQPRA from the coding sequence ATGACCGAACTGATGAGGATCGCGGCGCTGTTCGCCGCTACCGCGCTGGCCGAAATCGTCGGCTGTTACCTGCCGTGGCTCGTGCTGAAGGGCGGCCGGCCGGTCTGGCTGCTGGTGCCGGCCGCGCTGTCGCTCGCGTTGTTCGCGTGGCTGCTGACGCTGCACCCGAGCGCCGCGGGGCGCACTTATGCCGCGTACGGCGGCGTGTATATCGCGGTTGCGCTGATCTGGCTGCGGGTGGTCGACGGCGTCGCGCTGACCCGCTGGGATGCGGCCGGCGCGGTGCTGGCGCTCGGCGGGATGGCGGTCATCGCGCTGCAGCCGCGCGCGTAA
- the rnhA gene encoding ribonuclease HI, giving the protein MTTDTIDIYTDGACKGNPGPGGWGALMRYGDREKELFGGEPNTTNNRMELMGVIAALEALKRPCQVIVHTDSQYVQKGISEWIHGWKKKGWITAAKTPVKNADLWKRLDALVAQHEVEWRWVKGHAGHPENERADALANRGVESLTA; this is encoded by the coding sequence ATGACAACCGATACGATCGACATCTATACCGACGGCGCCTGCAAGGGCAACCCCGGCCCCGGCGGCTGGGGCGCACTGATGCGCTACGGCGACCGCGAAAAGGAGCTGTTCGGCGGCGAGCCCAACACGACCAACAACCGCATGGAGCTGATGGGCGTGATCGCCGCGCTCGAGGCGCTGAAGCGGCCGTGCCAGGTGATCGTGCACACCGACTCACAATACGTGCAGAAAGGCATCAGCGAGTGGATCCACGGCTGGAAGAAGAAAGGCTGGATCACCGCGGCAAAAACACCCGTGAAAAACGCCGACCTGTGGAAGCGGCTCGACGCACTCGTCGCGCAGCACGAGGTCGAGTGGCGCTGGGTCAAGGGTCACGCGGGCCATCCCGAAAACGAGCGCGCCGACGCGCTCGCGAATCGCGGCGTCGAATCGCTCACGGCCTGA
- the leuE gene encoding leucine efflux protein LeuE, whose amino-acid sequence MFGHALGITDIWTYVFGVIFIILLPGPNSMYVLSLAAQRGVKAGYRAACGVFVGDTVLMVLSAAGVASLLKANPLLFSVVKYGGAAYLLYIGTGMLRSAWQKLRAPANAPADAPQAVDGERPFRKALIVSLLNPKAILFFISFFIQFVDPAFPHPALSFVVLGAIAQCASFLYLSTLIFAGARLAEHFRRRRKLAAGAASSVGGLFIGFSVKLALATMS is encoded by the coding sequence ATGTTCGGCCACGCACTCGGCATCACGGATATTTGGACCTATGTGTTCGGCGTGATCTTCATCATCCTGCTGCCGGGGCCGAACTCGATGTACGTGCTGTCGCTCGCGGCGCAGCGCGGCGTGAAGGCCGGCTATCGCGCGGCCTGCGGCGTGTTCGTCGGCGATACGGTGCTGATGGTGCTGTCCGCCGCGGGCGTCGCGTCGCTGCTGAAGGCCAATCCGCTGCTGTTCTCCGTCGTCAAGTACGGCGGCGCCGCATATCTGCTCTACATCGGCACCGGCATGTTGCGCAGCGCGTGGCAGAAGCTGCGCGCGCCGGCCAATGCGCCGGCTGACGCGCCGCAGGCGGTCGACGGCGAGCGGCCGTTCCGCAAGGCGCTGATCGTCAGCCTGCTGAATCCGAAGGCGATCCTGTTCTTCATCTCGTTCTTCATCCAGTTCGTCGACCCGGCATTCCCGCATCCCGCGCTGTCGTTCGTCGTGCTCGGGGCGATCGCGCAATGCGCGAGCTTCCTGTACCTGAGCACGCTGATCTTCGCGGGCGCGCGGCTCGCCGAGCATTTCCGTCGCCGCCGCAAGCTTGCGGCAGGCGCGGCGAGCAGCGTGGGCGGCCTGTTCATCGGTTTCTCGGTGAAGCTTGCGCTCGCGACCATGAGCTGA
- a CDS encoding class I SAM-dependent methyltransferase → MSDRQIIDWPAWTDSPPGRYVLGWEQAQLDRIVSDVFGFHALQLGLPQLDALRENRMPYRGLVLDPASGASAPYQYPWAREAHSPEHAPADRSTTWCDLLDLPFESQSVDLIVMPHTLEFTSDPHRLLREAERVLMPEGQLVITGFNSLSLWGMRQSFGRMANHPFVPATRDQIAFIRLKDWIKLLGFDLERGRFGCYRPPLVTDKWLARYGFMEAAGDRWWPIFGAVYMVTAVKRVRGMRLVGQIKMKKPVLAPGLTPAASPTTHQEHS, encoded by the coding sequence ATGTCTGACCGTCAAATTATAGACTGGCCCGCCTGGACCGACTCGCCTCCCGGCCGCTACGTGCTGGGCTGGGAGCAGGCGCAGCTCGACCGGATCGTGTCCGACGTCTTCGGGTTCCACGCGCTGCAGCTCGGCCTGCCGCAGCTCGACGCACTGCGCGAGAACCGCATGCCGTATCGCGGCCTCGTGCTCGATCCGGCAAGCGGCGCGAGCGCGCCGTACCAGTATCCGTGGGCACGCGAAGCGCACTCGCCGGAGCACGCGCCCGCCGATCGCAGCACAACCTGGTGCGACCTGCTCGACCTGCCGTTCGAGTCGCAGAGCGTCGACCTGATCGTGATGCCGCACACGCTCGAGTTCACGTCCGACCCGCACCGCCTGCTGCGCGAGGCCGAGCGCGTGCTGATGCCGGAAGGCCAGCTCGTGATCACCGGCTTCAATTCGCTCAGCCTGTGGGGCATGCGGCAATCGTTCGGGCGCATGGCGAACCACCCGTTCGTGCCGGCCACGCGCGACCAGATCGCGTTCATCCGGCTCAAGGACTGGATCAAGCTGCTCGGCTTCGACCTCGAACGCGGCCGCTTCGGCTGCTACCGGCCGCCGCTCGTCACCGACAAGTGGCTGGCGCGCTACGGCTTCATGGAAGCCGCGGGCGACCGCTGGTGGCCGATCTTCGGCGCCGTCTACATGGTGACGGCGGTCAAGCGCGTGCGCGGCATGCGCCTCGTCGGCCAGATCAAGATGAAGAAGCCCGTGCTCGCACCAGGCCTGACGCCCGCGGCCTCCCCGACTACCCATCAAGAACATTCATGA